The Pontibacter pudoricolor genome contains a region encoding:
- a CDS encoding polysaccharide deacetylase family protein: MFTFFRRPFVLIVLLIVLVASAFFFLTPDAARSSSVQPEQEETIVAVNDTADTIPVSETVPVSDLPADAETMLARKQVPILCYHQLRNWRPRDSEMARTYIVEEENFRNQIKMLADSGYHSILPDQLYDYLLHNKPLPEKPVMFTFDDTNLDHYTVAAPVLETYGFKGVFFVMTVSLGRPNYMTKAQVKELSDAGHVIGSHTWDHQNVKKYTEKDWPTQIEKPSRQLEEITGKPTEYFAYPFGFWNEAAIPELKKRNIKAAFQLATSRDANEPLYTIRRIIASGYWSPKQLHKSLINSFQDGK; the protein is encoded by the coding sequence GCACGTTCCTCCTCGGTACAGCCTGAACAGGAAGAAACTATAGTTGCAGTTAATGATACTGCCGATACAATACCTGTTTCTGAAACCGTACCTGTTAGTGACCTCCCTGCGGATGCTGAAACTATGCTGGCGCGTAAACAGGTACCCATTTTATGTTACCACCAGCTTCGTAACTGGCGTCCGCGCGATTCTGAAATGGCAAGGACCTACATTGTGGAAGAAGAGAATTTCAGGAACCAGATAAAAATGCTGGCCGACAGCGGCTATCACTCCATCCTCCCCGACCAGCTCTACGACTACCTGCTGCACAACAAACCGCTGCCCGAAAAGCCTGTTATGTTTACTTTTGACGACACAAACCTGGACCATTATACCGTTGCCGCTCCGGTGTTAGAAACGTATGGTTTTAAGGGAGTGTTTTTTGTAATGACAGTATCGCTGGGGCGGCCAAACTACATGACCAAAGCGCAGGTAAAGGAATTGTCAGATGCCGGCCACGTAATAGGCTCGCACACCTGGGATCATCAGAATGTAAAAAAATACACGGAAAAAGACTGGCCAACGCAAATAGAAAAACCATCGCGACAGCTGGAAGAAATAACCGGTAAGCCTACTGAATACTTTGCCTACCCTTTCGGCTTTTGGAATGAGGCCGCTATTCCTGAACTCAAAAAGAGAAATATAAAAGCAGCTTTCCAGCTTGCCACCTCCAGAGACGCAAACGAACCACTTTACACAATTCGCCGCATTATAGCCAGTGGGTACTGGTCACCAAAGCAACTGCATAAAAGCTTGATAAATAGTTTCCAGGATGGGAAATAA
- a CDS encoding glycoside hydrolase family 2 TIM barrel-domain containing protein → MPLYRSCVIIYTIFVIFGIAGCSSGTATERTYASKGRTVEIVGSDGNYKLYRHGKPYFIKGAAGYQYFDRVKAYGGNSIRVWHTDEAERILNEAHDNGLTVTLGLWLPREVDGFNYYDKKMVALQKEEIRKIVLKYKDHPALLMWGIGNELYSQSANVKVWDAVNGIAEMIHELDPNHPTTTTVMNVPLKDVNLIAERCPALDVLSINSFGAMHNLREELAKTDWKGPYIISEFGARGYWEAFYTEWLAPIEQTSSEKATYSKERYERTVAADTGQCLGSYVFMWGSKQEKTPTWFSLIADTGEETQLVHVMQELWTGKKSDKNEAPYVAYLTLNDKHAIDNVYLKPGEPATASIYAFDPEGKPLSLQWEVLPETEPADGNVGKEKKPAPVKGVLQQIDGHKIALTPKQEGAYRLFVYLYDGDGNVATANFPYYVKR, encoded by the coding sequence ATGCCCTTGTATCGCTCTTGTGTTATAATCTATACAATTTTTGTTATATTCGGTATTGCTGGCTGTAGTTCAGGTACTGCTACAGAACGTACTTATGCCTCTAAAGGACGCACCGTCGAAATTGTAGGCTCCGATGGAAACTATAAGCTGTACCGCCACGGCAAGCCTTATTTTATAAAAGGCGCAGCCGGTTACCAGTATTTCGACCGGGTAAAAGCATATGGAGGTAATTCGATACGGGTATGGCACACCGACGAAGCTGAACGCATATTAAATGAAGCGCATGACAATGGGCTGACAGTAACACTGGGCTTATGGTTGCCGAGAGAAGTTGACGGCTTTAATTACTATGACAAAAAAATGGTTGCCCTGCAAAAGGAGGAGATCCGGAAGATCGTACTCAAATATAAAGATCATCCGGCTTTACTGATGTGGGGAATTGGCAACGAACTATACTCCCAAAGTGCAAATGTAAAAGTGTGGGATGCTGTGAACGGAATTGCCGAAATGATTCATGAACTGGATCCAAACCACCCCACTACCACCACTGTAATGAACGTACCCCTGAAAGATGTAAACCTGATAGCGGAGCGCTGCCCTGCGTTGGATGTGCTTTCTATTAACTCTTTCGGGGCAATGCACAACCTGCGAGAAGAGCTGGCTAAAACCGACTGGAAAGGACCGTACATTATTTCGGAATTTGGCGCACGTGGTTACTGGGAAGCTTTTTATACTGAGTGGCTGGCTCCAATTGAGCAGACCAGCTCTGAGAAAGCAACCTACAGTAAGGAACGTTATGAGCGCACTGTTGCAGCAGATACCGGTCAATGCCTGGGTAGTTATGTATTTATGTGGGGCAGCAAACAGGAAAAAACACCCACGTGGTTCAGCCTTATCGCCGACACTGGTGAAGAGACGCAACTGGTACATGTAATGCAGGAACTATGGACCGGAAAGAAAAGCGACAAAAACGAGGCTCCGTATGTAGCTTACTTAACCTTGAACGATAAGCATGCGATTGATAACGTTTACCTGAAGCCAGGTGAACCGGCAACAGCCAGTATTTATGCCTTCGACCCTGAAGGAAAGCCGCTCAGCCTGCAGTGGGAAGTGCTGCCCGAAACTGAACCCGCTGATGGCAATGTTGGAAAAGAAAAAAAGCCGGCGCCTGTAAAAGGCGTATTACAGCAGATAGATGGCCACAAGATCGCTCTTACTCCTAAACAGGAGGGTGCTTATAGGTTGTTTGTCTATTTGTATGATGGAGACGGCAACGTTGCAACAGCTAATTTCCCTTATTATGTAAAGCGTTAA